From the Exiguobacterium marinum DSM 16307 genome, the window GCTTACCAAATGCAGAGGAATTGACAGCGCTATCAGAATCGCTTGTAAAAGAAGCGACATTACCTGAAGAGGTGATTGATACGTTAAAACGTGCACCGAAATCAGCCAATGCGATGGCGACGATTCGTACAGCACTCTCACAACTCGCTCTATATGATGAAGAATCTGAAGACATGAGTGACGAGGCGAACATGCGTAAAGCGATTCGTCTGCAAGCTCAAGTTGCGACAATCGTGACAGCTTTCGCTCGTCTTCGTAAAGGGGAACAACCGGTTGCCCCCAAACAAGGTCTTTCTTATGCGGGTAACTTCTTGTATATGCTAAACGGGGAAGAGCCGAACGAAGTAGCAGAAAAAACGATTGATAAGGCACTCATTTTACATGCAGACCATGAATTGAACGCCTCGACATTCACAGCACGCGTTTGTGTGGCGACACTATCAGACATGTACTCTGGCGTCACGGCGGCGATGGGAGCACTCAAAGGACCACTTCACGGTGGGGCGAACGAAGCAGTTATGAAAATGCTTCACGAGATTGACTCGGTTGATCGAGTTGAAGAATATGTTCGTGGTAAATTCGAGCGCAAAGAAAAAATCATGGGCTTCGGTCACCGTGTTTATAAGGACGGCGACCCGCGCGCGAAGCATTTGAAAGAAATGAGTCGCCAATTGACTGCTCAAATCGGCGAACCGAAATGGTATGAGATGTCTGAGAAAATCGATCATCTCGTCGAAACAGAAAAAGGATTGAAGCCGAATGTCGATTTCTATTCAGCTTCGACGTATTATGCGCTCGGTCTTGAAGAAGATTTATTCACACCAATCTTCGCTGTATCTCGTATGTCTGGATGGATCGCACATATCCTTGAGCAATACGCGGACAACCGTTTGATTCGTCCACGTGCGGAATATGTCGGTGAAACGAGCCGTAAATATGTTTCTGTGAACGAACGTTAATTCGGGACACATTTTAGACAAAAGTTTGGTAAACTAACAAGTGACGTAGGTCGGCGCACGCGTCGACCTACAGTAATGTACTTAGGGGGATTCATTATGTTGACACAAGGACAAAAGATTACAGTTGAAAACGGTGTATTGAACGTACCAAACGTACCGACCGTACCATTTATTATCGGTGACGGCACGGGCCCTGACATTTGGAATGCGGCTGTTCGTGTATTTGACGCTGCAGTTGAAAAAGCATACGGCGGCGACAAGAAAATCGAATGGATGGAAGTATACGCTGGTGAGAAAGCATATAACGAAAAAGGCGAATGGCTTCCGACAGAGACACTCGATCAAATCCGCGAGTACTTGATTGCGATCAAAGGACCACTCACGACACCAGTCGGTGGTGGGATTCGGTCATTGAACGTTGCGCTTCGTCAAGAACTTGACTTGTATACTTGCCTTCGTCCAGTTCGTTACTTCACAGGTGTTCCATCACCAGTAAAACGTCCTGAAGATACAGACATGGTCATCTTCCGTGAGAACACAGAAGATATTTACGCGGGAATCGAATACGCTTCAGGAAGCGATGAAGTGAAAAAGCTCATCAACTTCTTGCAAGATGAGATGAACGTCAATAAAATTCGTTTCCCAGAGACATCAGGGATTGGCATCAAGCCGGTTTCTTCTGAAGGAACAGAACGTTTAGTCCGTGCTGCAATCGAGTATGCGATTGCGAACGACCGTAAATCCGTTACACTCGTTCACAAAGGGAACATCATGAAGTTCACAGAAGGCGCATTTAAAAACTGGGGCTATGCTCTTGCTGAAGCGGAGTACGGCGACAAAGTCTTCACATGGGCACAATACGACCGCATTAAAGAAGAGTCTGGTGAAGCGGCTGCGAACGAAGCACAATCAAAAGCAGAAGCTGAAGGGAAAATCATCGTCAAAGATTCAATCGCTGATATCTTCCTTCAACAAATCTTGACACGACCACGTGAGTTCGATGTCGTTGCGACGATGAACTTGAACGGTGACTACATTTCAGATGCCCTTGCTGCACAAGTGGGTGGAATCGGGATTGCACCTGGTGCGAATATCAACTACATCACAGGACATGCAATCTTCGAAGCGACACATGGTACGGCTCCGAAATATGCAGGTCTTGATAAAGTAAACCCATCGTCAGTCATCCTTTCTGGTGAGATGATGCTCCGTCACATGAACTGGAACGAGGCGGCTGATCTCATCACCCGTTCGATGGAGAAAACAATTGCTTCGAAAGTCGTCACGTATGATTTTGCTCGTCTCATGGACGGAGCGACAGAAGTGAAGTGTTCTGAGTTCGCTGATGAATTAATCAAAAACATGTAAGTCATTCGAAAGAGTCAATTGAGGGGGAGAGCTCATGATTCGTCGTAACAAAATTTCTGTAATTGGAAGTGGCTTCACCGGTGCTACTACTGCACTGTACTTGGCTCAGCGCGAGCTAGGGAATGTCGTTCTGCTCGATATGGAAGAAAAAGTTGGACCGACGAAAGGAAAAGCGCTCGACATGCAAGAAACGGCTCCGATTCAAGGGTTTGATGCTTGGGTCACAGGGACATCAGATTACGCCGATACGGCCGATTCAGACGTGGTCGTGATTACTGCAGGGATTGCCCGCAAACCAGGGATGAGCCGGGACGACCTCGTCGCAACGAACGCAAACGTCATGCGCTCGGTTGTGAAAGAGATTGCCATCCATTCTCCAGAAGCCATTCTGATTGTTCTGACCAATCCCGTCGATGCGATGACGTATGCTGCGTTTAAAGAGTCGGGGTTCCCGAAAGAACGTGTCATCGGACAATCTGGGGTTCTGGATACGGCTCGTTTCCGTACATTTGTAGCACAAGAGTTAAACGTATCCGTCAAAGATGTATCGGGGTTCGTTCTCGGAGGACATGGGGACGATATGGTTCCTCTTGTACGCTACTCATACGCTGGGGGAATCCCGCTCGAAAAACTCATCTCAGATGAACGAATCGAGCAAATTGTGGAGCGAACGCGCAAAGGCGGTGGCGAGATCGTCCAACTATTGGGGGATGGCTCGGCGTATTATGCGCCAGCTGCTGCTATCGTGGAGATGGTCGAAGCGATTGTGAAAGATCAGCGTCGGATTTTACCTGCCATAGCATACCTTGAAGGGGAGTACGGATTCAATGACTTGTATCTTGGTGTCCCGACGATTCTTGGTAAACATGGAATTGAGCAAGTGCTTGAGCTCGAATTGACAGATGAAGAAAAAGCAGCACTTTCGAAGTCTGCTGACTCTGTCCGCTCGGTATTAGGCGTCTTATAAGAGGGAGATGCTTCCTGCAAATATGCAGGAAGCATCTTTTTTTGCGTTTTGTATCTTGTAGGGCATGCTACACTGAAAGTGGATTTGTTTTGTTTTTGTAAAGATTTGCTTTGAGGTTGGTCGTATCAAGGTTTGATTTGTAAAATAGAGAGTGACATTTGATGGATCAAGAGGAGGAAGAAGTGTGGCTGATAAAGTAATTGTTGTCGACGATGAAGTATCAATCGCGACGTTATTAAAATTTAATTTAGAACAAGCTGGCTTTGAAGTAGAAACGGCACATGATGGAAAAACCGGGTTGGAACTGGCTGAAAAAAAGGACGCCGTGCTCATTGTGCTCGATTTGATGCTCCCAGAAATGGACGGACTTGAAGTTTGCAAGCGACTTCGACAACAAAAAGTCAATACACCTATTTTGATGCTGACGGCAAAGGACGATGAATTTGATAAAGTCCTCGGTCTTGAGCTTGGCGCAGACGATTATTTAACAAAACCGTTTAGCCCACGTGAAGTGGTCGCCCGTGTCAAAGCGATTTTACGACGTTCAGGCCCACAAGAGGCGGTTGTTGAAGAGGATGTCATCCAAATCGGTGACGTTAAAATCGTAGCTTCAAACTACGAAGTGTTCAAACAAGGAGAACGACTCGAATTGACGCCGAAAGAGTTTGAACTGTTAGCCTATCTGGCAAAAAACAAGGGTCGTGTGCTGACACGGGACCAATTACTATCGGCCATTTGGAATTATGACTTTGTCGGTGACACGCGGATCGTCGACGTCCATATTAGTCACCTTCGTGAAAAAATTGAACCAGTGACCAAGAAACCAACCTACATTAAAACGATTCGCGGACTCGGGTATAAGATGGAGGAGCCGATTTCGGAATGAAGACGTATCGTTCTAGATTCATGACGACACTTATTCTGCTCGTCACGGGCGTCCTTCTTATGCTCGGCATCGTGCTCGGACAACTGTTCAAAGACTTCTATTTAGATTCCGAACGAGACCGATTGAAAGAGGACGCTCAGCTAGCAGCCCTTTATCTAGAAGACGGAGAACTGGATGAAATACGTGAGTATGTCGGTCAAATCGATGATGGGAGTAGTTTTGATATTTTACTCCTTAACAGCAGGATGGAAGTAATTGCAGGAACACCGTTTCGTGTCGGTACAATCGATTATCAAATTGATCCGAATTTAGTACCGGATGACGGAACATTTGGTGAGGCGGACGAAGATGCATTGATTCAATTCACGAAACCGATCGATCTCGCTACAGGTGATACCGTATACCTGACATTTATCCGTTATGTGTCTGACCTAGAAGGGGTATATGATCGGATTTGGTTGACGATTGCGCTCGCGCTCGTCTTCTCGTTCTTCATCATCTTGTTCGTCCTACAGCATTTGACGAACCAATTCATTCGACCGATTGACGAGGCGACCATCGTCTTACGAGAGTTAGCGGATGGGAATTATCGCGCTCGTGTGTATGAACTGCGAAATGATGAGGAGACTGGCAGTCTGGCAGGTTCCATTAACGTCCTTGCCCGAAGTTTAGAGTCTATCTCCCTTGGAGAATCGGTTCAACGGGCGAGACTTGAGTCGCTCATCGAATATATGGGAGCGGGGCTTCTTCTAGTTGACGAACGCGGCATCGTCACATTAGTCAACCGATCGTATCGGGAGATGTTCCAATACGATGATTTATCAATTGGACAATTTTATCATGGGATATTGCCGAGTCCTGATGTCGAATCGCTCATTGAGGATGTCTATCTGACAGAAGAGGTTAACCGTCGTCAATTGTCGATTCGAACAGGTTTCAATCAGAAAACGTATATGGTGTCCGCTGCACCGATATTCAGTGACACAGGGATGCTTCGCGGGACAACGTTACTATTCAACGACATCACAGAGCTAAAGCGGCTCGAGAAGATGCGGAAAGATTTTGTGGCGAACGTCAGTCATGAACTGAAGACACCCCTTACGTCCATTCGTGGATTTAGCGAAACGCTTCTTGACGGGGCTAAAGAAGTACCTGAACTTCGTGACCAGTTCTTAGACATCATTCAAAAAGAAGCGACGCGAATGCAGATGCT encodes:
- a CDS encoding response regulator transcription factor; protein product: MADKVIVVDDEVSIATLLKFNLEQAGFEVETAHDGKTGLELAEKKDAVLIVLDLMLPEMDGLEVCKRLRQQKVNTPILMLTAKDDEFDKVLGLELGADDYLTKPFSPREVVARVKAILRRSGPQEAVVEEDVIQIGDVKIVASNYEVFKQGERLELTPKEFELLAYLAKNKGRVLTRDQLLSAIWNYDFVGDTRIVDVHISHLREKIEPVTKKPTYIKTIRGLGYKMEEPISE
- the pnpS gene encoding two-component system histidine kinase PnpS — encoded protein: MKTYRSRFMTTLILLVTGVLLMLGIVLGQLFKDFYLDSERDRLKEDAQLAALYLEDGELDEIREYVGQIDDGSSFDILLLNSRMEVIAGTPFRVGTIDYQIDPNLVPDDGTFGEADEDALIQFTKPIDLATGDTVYLTFIRYVSDLEGVYDRIWLTIALALVFSFFIILFVLQHLTNQFIRPIDEATIVLRELADGNYRARVYELRNDEETGSLAGSINVLARSLESISLGESVQRARLESLIEYMGAGLLLVDERGIVTLVNRSYREMFQYDDLSIGQFYHGILPSPDVESLIEDVYLTEEVNRRQLSIRTGFNQKTYMVSAAPIFSDTGMLRGTTLLFNDITELKRLEKMRKDFVANVSHELKTPLTSIRGFSETLLDGAKEVPELRDQFLDIIQKEATRMQMLVEDLLELSRLERDDFQMELVSVDLNQLVDEVCLLLSQKANKKSIHLETQHNGEVVLQADLNRMKQVIMNLVANAINYSPEGSRVEISVEANPDSYKLRVRDNGIGIAEKEVSRIFERFYRVDKARSRNSGGTGLGLAIVKHIIDLHHATIDVDSVEGKGTTFTITFPRV
- the mdh gene encoding malate dehydrogenase; the protein is MIRRNKISVIGSGFTGATTALYLAQRELGNVVLLDMEEKVGPTKGKALDMQETAPIQGFDAWVTGTSDYADTADSDVVVITAGIARKPGMSRDDLVATNANVMRSVVKEIAIHSPEAILIVLTNPVDAMTYAAFKESGFPKERVIGQSGVLDTARFRTFVAQELNVSVKDVSGFVLGGHGDDMVPLVRYSYAGGIPLEKLISDERIEQIVERTRKGGGEIVQLLGDGSAYYAPAAAIVEMVEAIVKDQRRILPAIAYLEGEYGFNDLYLGVPTILGKHGIEQVLELELTDEEKAALSKSADSVRSVLGVL
- the citZ gene encoding citrate synthase, whose product is MSTTKGLEGIVAAASKVSSIIDGQLTYGGYTIDDLADHATFEEVVFLLWNDRLPNAEELTALSESLVKEATLPEEVIDTLKRAPKSANAMATIRTALSQLALYDEESEDMSDEANMRKAIRLQAQVATIVTAFARLRKGEQPVAPKQGLSYAGNFLYMLNGEEPNEVAEKTIDKALILHADHELNASTFTARVCVATLSDMYSGVTAAMGALKGPLHGGANEAVMKMLHEIDSVDRVEEYVRGKFERKEKIMGFGHRVYKDGDPRAKHLKEMSRQLTAQIGEPKWYEMSEKIDHLVETEKGLKPNVDFYSASTYYALGLEEDLFTPIFAVSRMSGWIAHILEQYADNRLIRPRAEYVGETSRKYVSVNER
- the icd gene encoding NADP-dependent isocitrate dehydrogenase, with the translated sequence MTQGQKITVENGVLNVPNVPTVPFIIGDGTGPDIWNAAVRVFDAAVEKAYGGDKKIEWMEVYAGEKAYNEKGEWLPTETLDQIREYLIAIKGPLTTPVGGGIRSLNVALRQELDLYTCLRPVRYFTGVPSPVKRPEDTDMVIFRENTEDIYAGIEYASGSDEVKKLINFLQDEMNVNKIRFPETSGIGIKPVSSEGTERLVRAAIEYAIANDRKSVTLVHKGNIMKFTEGAFKNWGYALAEAEYGDKVFTWAQYDRIKEESGEAAANEAQSKAEAEGKIIVKDSIADIFLQQILTRPREFDVVATMNLNGDYISDALAAQVGGIGIAPGANINYITGHAIFEATHGTAPKYAGLDKVNPSSVILSGEMMLRHMNWNEAADLITRSMEKTIASKVVTYDFARLMDGATEVKCSEFADELIKNM